The following are encoded together in the Capsulimonas corticalis genome:
- a CDS encoding protein adenylyltransferase SelO — protein MTVQFPFDNTYSRLPERFFTRTAPTPVAAPRLIRVNTSLALRLGLDPDWLTSEEGVEVLSGRRVSETAEPIAMAYAGHQFGGFVPQLGDGRAILLGEVVDQDGARRDIQLKGAGPTPFSRRGDGRAALGPVLREYIVSEAMAALGVPTTRSLAAVTTGEWVRRETILPGAVLTRVASSHIRVGTFEFFARHGDVEGTRLLADYVIARHYPEADQAERPYRVLLDSVIGAQARLIARWLNIGFIHGVMNTDNMSVSGETIDYGPCAFLDRYDPEAAFSAIDVQGRYAYRNQPAIGHWNLTRLAECLLPLLSEDEDAAVAEAMEALGGYASSFEDAYESGLRRKLGLLTVREGDADLGRDLLDAMEANGADFTLTFRRLSDAALDSDSDSGVSALFTDPSAFHAWAARWRERLAQEPMDAVARRAAMQSVNPAFIPRNHRVEAVIQAAVEENDFGLFEELLTVLANPFEDQPAFTHYADPPQDSERVYQTFCGT, from the coding sequence TTGACTGTCCAATTTCCTTTCGACAACACCTACTCGCGGCTGCCGGAGCGGTTCTTCACGCGCACCGCTCCGACCCCGGTCGCCGCGCCGCGGCTGATCCGGGTGAATACGTCTCTCGCGTTGCGCCTTGGCCTTGATCCTGACTGGCTCACCAGTGAGGAGGGGGTGGAAGTGCTTTCAGGCAGGCGTGTCTCCGAGACCGCCGAGCCCATCGCCATGGCGTATGCGGGGCACCAGTTTGGCGGATTCGTCCCACAGCTTGGAGATGGGCGCGCAATCCTGCTTGGCGAGGTCGTCGACCAGGACGGCGCGCGGCGTGACATTCAGCTGAAAGGCGCCGGCCCCACTCCCTTCTCACGCCGAGGCGATGGAAGGGCTGCGCTGGGACCGGTTCTGCGCGAATACATCGTCAGCGAGGCGATGGCGGCGCTGGGCGTTCCCACCACGCGCTCGCTCGCCGCAGTGACGACAGGAGAATGGGTGAGGCGGGAAACCATACTCCCCGGAGCCGTGCTGACGCGTGTGGCTTCCAGTCATATCCGCGTCGGAACGTTTGAATTCTTTGCGCGCCACGGCGACGTGGAGGGAACGCGCCTGCTCGCGGACTACGTCATTGCCCGTCACTACCCCGAAGCGGACCAGGCCGAGCGGCCTTACCGCGTGCTGCTCGATTCGGTGATCGGGGCGCAGGCGAGGCTCATCGCGCGGTGGCTGAATATTGGATTCATTCATGGGGTTATGAACACGGACAACATGTCCGTATCCGGAGAAACGATCGATTACGGCCCATGCGCTTTTCTTGATCGGTACGATCCGGAGGCGGCGTTCAGCGCGATCGATGTCCAGGGGCGCTACGCCTACCGGAACCAGCCCGCCATTGGCCACTGGAACTTGACGAGGCTTGCCGAGTGTCTCCTTCCGCTCCTGTCCGAGGATGAGGATGCGGCCGTCGCGGAGGCGATGGAAGCGCTTGGCGGGTACGCGTCGTCGTTCGAGGACGCGTACGAGTCGGGATTGCGGCGCAAGCTGGGTCTTTTGACGGTGCGTGAAGGGGACGCCGATCTCGGCCGCGATCTGCTGGACGCCATGGAGGCGAACGGCGCCGACTTCACGCTCACGTTCCGCCGTCTCAGCGACGCCGCGCTGGACTCAGATAGCGATTCGGGCGTGTCGGCTCTCTTTACCGACCCCTCGGCTTTCCACGCGTGGGCGGCTCGGTGGCGAGAGCGTCTGGCCCAGGAGCCAATGGACGCCGTCGCGCGTCGCGCGGCGATGCAGTCGGTGAACCCGGCCTTCATTCCAAGGAACCATCGCGTGGAAGCAGTCATCCAGGCGGCCGTGGAGGAGAACGACTTCGGCCTGTTCGAGGAACTGCTGACCGTTCTGGCGAACCCGTTCGAAGATCAGCCGGCCTTTACGCATTATGCGGACCCGCCGCAAGACTCTGAGCGTGTGTATCAGACGTTCTGCGGGACATAA
- a CDS encoding DUF1330 domain-containing protein, translating to MSAYLVFTRERTLDPAELAIYWEEIGATFAGHEVKLLASYGPQEDLEGAPTEGTVIAEFPSMEAAKAWYDSPAYVAVRQHRLKGAVYHGLIVSGI from the coding sequence ATGAGCGCATATTTGGTTTTCACCCGCGAAAGGACGCTGGATCCGGCGGAACTGGCTATCTATTGGGAAGAGATCGGAGCGACGTTTGCCGGCCATGAGGTAAAGTTGCTTGCGTCTTACGGTCCGCAGGAGGACCTGGAAGGCGCTCCAACCGAAGGAACCGTCATCGCCGAGTTTCCCAGTATGGAAGCCGCCAAAGCCTGGTATGACAGCCCCGCCTATGTGGCGGTGCGTCAGCATCGCCTGAAAGGGGCGGTTTATCACGGGCTGATCGTATCCGGGATTTAA
- a CDS encoding replication-associated recombination protein A — protein sequence MDLFDDGPDIGKSAPSAAAAPNTPLAARMRPRTLEEFVGQDHIIGENSLLRRAIENDALTSVLFYGPPGVGKSTLAGVIANTTKANFENFSAVTQGVPDLRKVIEAAAMRRKLYGTKTVLFIDEIHRFNKSQQDALLPHVENGTVVLIGATTENPYFEVNAPLLSRARVFTFESLTNEQIGGLIDRAVSDTKVGLGDLRIELEPDAREHIIDRAQGDARTALNALELAAVTTRPESRKADAVRRITRAVAEDALQQRALAYDKGGDNHYDTISAFIKSLRGTDPDAALHYLAKMLKAGEDARFIARRLVVLASEDIGNADPMALVVANAAAHAVEYVGLPEARINLAQAVTYLASAPKSNASYVGLNRAMQDLEAAQQRAVPKHLRDPRSGTGRPKTEDIPYVYPHDQPNGYADQQYMPEGIQTQPYYEPTDRGHEIRIRERLARLRGTAAESEE from the coding sequence ATGGATCTGTTTGACGATGGCCCTGATATCGGCAAAAGCGCGCCTTCCGCGGCGGCGGCCCCCAATACGCCGCTGGCGGCGCGCATGCGGCCGCGTACGCTGGAAGAGTTTGTCGGCCAGGATCATATCATCGGTGAGAACTCTTTGCTGCGGCGCGCGATTGAAAACGACGCGCTGACGTCGGTGCTCTTTTATGGCCCGCCCGGAGTCGGCAAGAGCACGCTCGCGGGCGTGATCGCCAACACAACCAAGGCGAACTTCGAGAATTTCTCGGCGGTCACGCAGGGCGTGCCCGATCTGCGCAAAGTAATCGAAGCCGCCGCGATGCGCCGCAAGCTTTACGGCACGAAGACCGTGCTGTTCATCGACGAAATCCATCGCTTCAATAAGTCCCAGCAGGACGCCCTGCTGCCGCATGTGGAAAACGGCACCGTGGTGCTGATCGGCGCGACCACCGAGAACCCTTATTTTGAAGTCAACGCGCCCCTGCTCTCGCGCGCACGCGTCTTCACGTTCGAGTCGCTGACGAACGAGCAGATCGGCGGCCTGATCGACCGCGCCGTTTCGGACACCAAAGTCGGCCTGGGCGATCTGCGCATCGAATTGGAGCCCGACGCCCGCGAGCATATCATCGACCGCGCGCAGGGCGACGCGCGCACGGCGCTGAACGCCCTGGAGCTTGCGGCGGTCACGACGCGGCCGGAATCGCGCAAGGCGGACGCGGTGCGCCGCATCACGCGCGCCGTCGCCGAGGACGCCCTCCAGCAGCGCGCCCTCGCCTACGACAAAGGCGGCGACAACCACTACGACACGATCTCCGCCTTCATCAAATCCCTGCGCGGCACCGATCCCGACGCCGCCCTGCACTACCTCGCCAAGATGCTCAAAGCCGGCGAAGACGCCCGCTTCATCGCCCGCCGCCTCGTCGTCCTCGCCTCCGAGGACATCGGCAACGCCGACCCGATGGCGCTGGTCGTCGCGAACGCCGCCGCGCACGCCGTGGAGTACGTCGGCCTGCCCGAAGCGCGGATCAACCTCGCCCAGGCCGTCACCTATCTCGCGTCCGCCCCCAAGTCCAACGCCTCCTATGTCGGACTGAACCGCGCGATGCAAGACCTGGAAGCGGCCCAGCAGCGCGCCGTCCCCAAGCACCTGCGCGACCCACGCAGCGGCACAGGAAGGCCGAAGACGGAAGATATTCCCTACGTCTATCCGCACGACCAGCCAAACGGCTACGCCGATCAGCAGTATATGCCCGAGGGCATTCAAACTCAGCCGTATTACGAGCCGACAGACAGGGGACACGAAATCCGAATCCGCGAGCGGCTGGCGCGGTTGCGGGGGACGGCGGCGGAGAGCGAAGAATAG
- the pepV gene encoding dipeptidase PepV translates to MTQYEKIDEQLSAWIDAHSEEIIEVTRGLLRIPSVKGEPADGAPFGAETRRALDFALGYAQTQGLTIRNLDGYAGHAEWRAPGVAEDAPIVGVLAHVDVVPAGDGWKHEPYGAELEDGIIYARGVADDKGPAMAGLFAVLAAHAVGAPATHRVRVILGADEESGFGCVKHYFAQEEMPATGFTPDAAFPLVYAEKGIANFIVTKELSRPESGWILESLSGGLRSNMVPDSATAVVTGPAADLESAAATLNAIDDVTADLQGDTLSVKAVGISAHGSTPDEGRNAVAVLAKALLTLDGWNAPTRNLVEIVERWGADTTGAALGVAGEDEVAGPLTSNLGVTMFQDGKLTLTFNFRYPVTWGLDAVKAKIAPALAESEFTLADVHNQDAIYIPTDDPLVATLLKVYRDETGDMSAPLTMGGGTYARAMKKGVAFGPGFPGFATGIHQSDERWPVDHLIRSAKIYAKAIVRLANG, encoded by the coding sequence GTGACCCAATACGAGAAGATTGACGAGCAGTTGTCGGCCTGGATCGATGCGCATTCCGAGGAAATTATCGAAGTCACCCGAGGTCTGCTGAGGATCCCGAGCGTCAAAGGCGAGCCGGCCGACGGAGCGCCGTTTGGAGCCGAAACGCGGCGCGCTCTCGACTTCGCGCTGGGTTACGCACAGACGCAGGGCCTGACGATTCGCAATCTCGACGGGTATGCGGGACACGCCGAATGGCGCGCGCCGGGCGTGGCCGAAGATGCGCCGATCGTCGGCGTTCTGGCGCATGTGGACGTGGTTCCCGCCGGTGACGGCTGGAAGCATGAGCCCTACGGCGCGGAGCTTGAAGACGGAATTATTTACGCGCGCGGCGTGGCCGATGACAAAGGCCCGGCGATGGCGGGACTGTTCGCCGTGCTCGCGGCGCACGCCGTCGGCGCGCCGGCGACCCACCGCGTGCGCGTGATTTTGGGCGCCGATGAAGAAAGCGGCTTCGGCTGCGTCAAGCACTACTTTGCGCAGGAAGAGATGCCGGCGACCGGGTTCACGCCCGACGCGGCCTTCCCGCTCGTGTACGCCGAAAAGGGCATCGCGAACTTCATCGTGACCAAGGAACTTTCGCGACCGGAAAGCGGTTGGATTCTGGAGAGTCTGAGCGGCGGCCTACGCTCCAATATGGTCCCGGACTCCGCCACGGCCGTCGTGACGGGACCGGCGGCGGACCTGGAAAGCGCGGCGGCGACGCTGAATGCGATCGATGATGTGACGGCGGATCTTCAGGGCGATACGCTGAGCGTGAAGGCGGTTGGAATCTCCGCCCATGGCAGCACGCCCGACGAGGGGCGCAACGCCGTTGCGGTCCTGGCGAAGGCCCTGCTGACCCTGGATGGCTGGAACGCGCCAACGCGCAATCTCGTAGAGATTGTTGAGCGCTGGGGCGCGGACACCACGGGCGCGGCCCTGGGAGTCGCGGGCGAGGATGAAGTTGCGGGACCGCTGACTTCCAACCTCGGCGTGACGATGTTTCAAGACGGCAAGCTGACCCTGACCTTTAACTTCCGATACCCGGTTACGTGGGGGCTGGACGCCGTCAAGGCGAAGATCGCGCCGGCGCTTGCCGAGAGCGAGTTTACGCTGGCGGACGTCCACAACCAGGATGCGATCTATATTCCGACGGACGATCCGCTGGTCGCCACGCTGCTGAAAGTCTATCGCGACGAGACCGGCGACATGAGCGCTCCGCTGACCATGGGCGGCGGCACCTATGCGCGCGCCATGAAAAAGGGCGTGGCGTTCGGCCCTGGGTTCCCGGGCTTCGCGACCGGCATTCACCAATCGGACGAGCGATGGCCGGTCGATCACCTGATTCGTTCGGCGAAGATTTACGCCAAGGCGATTGTCCGCCTGGCGAACGGCTAA
- the mnmA gene encoding tRNA 2-thiouridine(34) synthase MnmA: protein MSTKPTVVVAMSGGVDSSVAAGLLLRQGYNVLGITMQIWQESTTQTKGAGCCSLGAVEDARRVAAKLGIPHYVMNFREFFAEKVIDNFISEYKNGRTPNPCVNCNRYVKFDALLSKAQDLGAEYLATGHYARVEFHEDRRRWTLRRALDHDKDQTYALYHFTQPELEHTLMPLGLVTNKAETRAIAEELGLLVSNKPDSQEICFVQGGSYTDFLADAAPETVQPGDIVDTTGKRRGSHDGIAFYTIGQRKRVNVGSPIPLYVVGIDAKTNTITVGGNDDLLEEGLIADDVNWIGLAGIDGPLPIMAKIRYNMDAVPAVVSPGENGSLILKFDQAQRAVTPGQSLVMYEDNGDSVIGGGTIQQAFK from the coding sequence ATGAGTACGAAGCCAACAGTTGTGGTCGCGATGAGCGGCGGAGTCGATTCCTCGGTCGCTGCGGGCCTTCTGCTGCGTCAAGGCTACAACGTCCTTGGCATTACGATGCAGATCTGGCAGGAAAGCACGACGCAGACCAAAGGCGCCGGCTGCTGCAGCCTGGGAGCCGTGGAGGACGCGCGCCGCGTCGCCGCCAAGCTCGGCATCCCGCATTACGTCATGAACTTCCGCGAGTTCTTCGCCGAGAAGGTCATCGACAACTTCATCTCGGAATACAAGAACGGACGCACCCCGAACCCGTGCGTCAACTGCAATCGCTACGTCAAGTTCGACGCCCTTTTGTCCAAAGCGCAGGATCTGGGCGCGGAGTATTTAGCGACCGGTCATTACGCCCGTGTGGAGTTCCACGAAGACCGCCGCCGCTGGACGCTGCGACGCGCGCTGGATCACGACAAGGATCAGACGTACGCCCTGTACCACTTCACGCAGCCGGAGTTGGAGCATACGCTCATGCCGCTGGGCCTGGTGACGAACAAGGCCGAAACCCGCGCCATCGCCGAAGAGCTGGGCCTGCTGGTCAGCAACAAGCCCGATTCCCAGGAAATCTGCTTCGTGCAGGGCGGCTCTTACACGGACTTCCTCGCCGACGCCGCGCCGGAAACGGTGCAGCCAGGCGATATCGTGGACACCACCGGCAAACGGCGCGGCTCGCATGACGGCATCGCGTTCTACACGATCGGCCAGCGCAAGCGCGTAAACGTCGGCTCCCCGATCCCGCTCTACGTGGTCGGTATCGACGCAAAAACCAACACGATCACGGTCGGCGGCAATGACGATCTTCTGGAAGAGGGCCTGATCGCCGACGACGTCAACTGGATCGGTCTCGCCGGCATCGACGGCCCGCTGCCGATCATGGCGAAGATCCGCTACAACATGGACGCCGTTCCCGCCGTTGTTTCTCCTGGCGAGAATGGCTCGCTAATTCTGAAATTCGATCAAGCGCAGCGCGCCGTGACGCCCGGCCAGTCGCTCGTCATGTACGAAGACAACGGCGACTCCGTCATCGGCGGGGGGACGATCCAGCAGGCGTTTAAGTAA
- a CDS encoding YtxH domain-containing protein produces the protein MAKEEQNGAGIIILAGIGVGVLTGVAVGLLLGRRNAQRTSDEITETVDELRTKAQHVLQELSDNVTDLVEKSRQILEDADSDAANHAAAPQSNHHNGATNTHAEIR, from the coding sequence ATGGCAAAAGAAGAACAAAATGGCGCGGGGATCATTATTCTCGCGGGGATCGGCGTCGGCGTGCTGACGGGCGTCGCGGTCGGGCTGCTGCTGGGGCGTCGCAATGCGCAGCGGACCAGCGATGAGATCACCGAAACCGTCGATGAGCTGCGCACGAAGGCTCAGCATGTGCTGCAAGAGCTATCGGATAATGTGACCGATCTGGTGGAGAAGAGCCGCCAAATTCTGGAAGACGCAGACAGTGACGCCGCCAATCATGCGGCGGCGCCCCAAAGCAATCATCATAACGGCGCGACCAACACCCATGCGGAGATCCGGTAA
- a CDS encoding STAS domain-containing protein — MNLTINSRTPNETTRILEIEGEIDVYTSPQLKQEIVKLAEGGVKHLIINLSKVEYLDSTGLGVLIGGLKRLREAEGNLVLVGPALRILRIFEITGLDKIFDIYATEEDAAAKEGVSL, encoded by the coding sequence TTGAACTTGACGATTAATAGCCGAACTCCGAATGAAACGACCCGGATCCTTGAGATCGAGGGCGAAATCGATGTCTACACTTCGCCGCAGCTCAAGCAAGAGATTGTCAAGCTGGCCGAAGGCGGCGTCAAGCACCTGATCATTAACCTCTCCAAGGTGGAATATCTCGACAGCACCGGCCTCGGCGTGCTGATCGGCGGACTGAAGCGGCTGCGCGAAGCCGAAGGCAACCTCGTCCTCGTGGGACCGGCGCTGCGCATCCTGCGCATCTTCGAGATCACCGGCCTGGATAAGATTTTCGACATCTACGCGACCGAAGAAGACGCAGCGGCCAAAGAAGGAGTGTCTTTGTGA
- a CDS encoding ATP-binding protein yields MTQTLCDTVELVIPCRPEYVGVARLAVLGIASRMPFSYDEVEDVRLAVGEACTHAVERAGDTSAQIKIVSTIDSVALVIEVIDDVPVGTEPVVQSEDAQLLEAAGVDQQGLGALLMEILVDEVKITSSETGTSVRLTKFAPE; encoded by the coding sequence GTGACTCAGACTCTTTGCGACACCGTAGAACTCGTGATCCCCTGCCGTCCGGAATATGTCGGTGTTGCGCGACTCGCCGTGCTGGGCATTGCCAGCCGCATGCCGTTCTCCTATGACGAAGTGGAAGATGTCCGCCTCGCCGTGGGCGAGGCCTGCACCCACGCCGTCGAGCGCGCCGGCGACACGTCCGCGCAGATCAAGATCGTCAGCACCATCGACTCCGTCGCCCTGGTCATCGAAGTGATCGACGACGTACCTGTCGGCACGGAGCCGGTCGTCCAGTCCGAGGACGCGCAGCTTCTGGAAGCCGCCGGAGTGGACCAGCAGGGCCTGGGCGCGCTGCTGATGGAGATCCTCGTGGATGAGGTCAAAATCACGTCGTCCGAAACCGGCACCAGCGTTCGCCTGACGAAGTTTGCTCCCGAATAA
- a CDS encoding SigB/SigF/SigG family RNA polymerase sigma factor: MTLKKASSDWTQADTDTLFARYIRTRDPALRDRLVVLHQNLVRYLASKFVNRGEPLDDLIQVGTIGLINAIDRFDSDRGTKFSTYATPTIVGEIRRYFRDKAWSLKVPRRLQELNQAAAKAQEDLSSKLGRPPTIQEVAARIGATEEETLEAIELGNAYDTVSLDSKMMSDSDSAPLSLAEFVGAEDESLQALEEYGDLDKAIECLDPRERAIIVHRFFKDMSQAEVAKQLNISQMHVSRLQNRALQQLKRFMNEAEPR, encoded by the coding sequence ATGACACTCAAAAAGGCCAGCAGCGACTGGACCCAGGCCGATACGGACACGCTGTTCGCACGTTATATCCGGACACGTGATCCCGCCCTGCGCGATCGGCTCGTCGTTCTTCACCAAAACCTGGTGCGATATCTCGCCAGCAAGTTCGTCAATCGCGGCGAGCCGCTCGACGATCTCATCCAGGTCGGCACGATTGGCCTCATCAACGCCATCGACCGCTTCGATTCCGATCGCGGCACGAAGTTCTCGACCTACGCCACTCCCACGATCGTCGGGGAGATCCGCCGATACTTCCGCGACAAGGCCTGGAGCCTCAAAGTTCCTCGCCGGCTTCAGGAGCTCAACCAGGCCGCCGCGAAGGCGCAGGAAGACCTGAGCAGCAAACTCGGCCGGCCGCCCACGATCCAGGAAGTCGCCGCGCGCATCGGCGCCACGGAAGAAGAAACCCTCGAAGCGATCGAACTAGGGAACGCCTACGACACCGTTTCGCTTGACAGCAAGATGATGTCCGATTCGGACAGCGCTCCGCTGTCGCTCGCGGAGTTCGTCGGCGCCGAGGATGAATCCCTGCAAGCCCTGGAAGAGTACGGCGATCTGGACAAGGCTATCGAGTGCCTGGATCCCCGGGAGCGCGCCATCATCGTCCACCGCTTCTTCAAGGATATGTCGCAGGCCGAAGTCGCCAAGCAGCTCAACATCTCACAGATGCACGTCTCACGACTGCAAAACCGCGCCCTGCAGCAGCTAAAGCGCTTTATGAACGAGGCGGAGCCACGCTGA
- the pckA gene encoding phosphoenolpyruvate carboxykinase (ATP), with protein sequence MPTEHSVRFFAALERHAHRLHRSLSVPLLFEAAIHRGEAQVSETGALRAVTGKYTGRSPQDKFLVDNAATHDLVDWGKVNQPLAPEDFENLRARMEEFAAGKELFVFDGFAGASPEYRLPIRVVTQYAWHSLFAHQLFVRPTPSQLENFVPEFLLVDLPGFHADPVRDHTRSETVITLNFESRIGLICGTEYAGEIKKSIFTVLNFLLPQQDVFPMHCSANTGPDGGVSLFFGLSGTGKTTLSADPDRKLIGDDEHGWSGAGVFNFEGGCYAKCIRLSAEGEPQIWDAIKFGSVLENVVLDPETRAADYDDVSLTENTRAAYPVDFIPSAVIPGVGGHPDTIFFLTADAFGVLPPISRLTRDQAMYHFMSGYTSKLAGTERGVTEPEPNFSSCFGAPFWPLPPAHYAQMLGNRLDTHNAVCYLVNTGWTGGPYGVGSRMKLTYTRAMIHAALSGALRDAQTVIDPVFGLQIPTHIDGVPDEILQPSQTWSSKSEYDTAAQKLAQRFAENFQKFGEVSAEIAGAGPRIS encoded by the coding sequence ATGCCTACGGAACACTCCGTCCGTTTTTTCGCCGCATTGGAGCGGCACGCTCACAGGCTGCATCGCAGCCTGAGCGTGCCGCTTTTGTTTGAGGCCGCCATCCATCGCGGCGAAGCCCAGGTCTCCGAGACCGGCGCCCTGCGCGCCGTCACCGGCAAGTACACGGGGCGCTCGCCGCAAGACAAATTCCTGGTGGATAACGCCGCGACACACGACCTCGTTGATTGGGGAAAAGTCAATCAGCCACTCGCCCCCGAAGACTTCGAGAACCTGCGCGCTCGAATGGAAGAGTTCGCCGCCGGCAAAGAACTCTTCGTCTTCGACGGCTTCGCGGGCGCGTCGCCCGAATACCGCCTCCCGATCCGCGTCGTCACACAGTACGCCTGGCATTCGCTCTTCGCGCACCAGCTTTTCGTCCGCCCTACTCCATCCCAATTGGAGAACTTCGTCCCGGAGTTCTTGCTGGTCGATCTGCCCGGCTTCCACGCCGATCCCGTGCGCGACCATACGCGCTCCGAAACGGTGATCACGCTCAACTTCGAAAGCCGCATTGGTCTCATCTGCGGCACGGAGTACGCCGGCGAGATCAAAAAGAGCATCTTCACTGTCCTGAATTTCTTGCTGCCCCAGCAGGACGTCTTCCCGATGCACTGCTCGGCCAACACCGGCCCGGACGGCGGCGTCTCCCTCTTCTTCGGCTTATCGGGAACGGGTAAGACCACGCTCTCCGCCGATCCCGACCGTAAGCTTATCGGCGACGACGAACACGGCTGGTCCGGCGCCGGCGTGTTCAACTTCGAAGGCGGCTGCTACGCCAAATGCATTCGGCTGAGCGCCGAAGGCGAGCCGCAGATCTGGGACGCCATCAAGTTCGGTTCTGTCCTGGAAAACGTTGTCCTCGACCCCGAAACGCGTGCGGCGGATTACGACGATGTCTCGCTCACCGAGAACACGCGCGCCGCCTACCCCGTCGATTTCATCCCGAGCGCGGTAATCCCCGGCGTCGGCGGCCACCCCGACACAATCTTCTTCCTCACCGCCGACGCCTTCGGCGTCCTGCCGCCGATCTCACGCCTGACGCGCGATCAGGCGATGTACCACTTCATGAGCGGCTACACGAGTAAGCTCGCCGGCACCGAGCGCGGCGTCACCGAACCCGAACCCAACTTCAGCTCCTGCTTCGGCGCCCCCTTCTGGCCGCTGCCGCCCGCGCACTACGCCCAGATGCTCGGCAACCGTTTGGACACCCACAACGCCGTCTGCTATCTCGTAAACACCGGCTGGACCGGCGGCCCCTACGGCGTCGGCTCCCGCATGAAACTCACCTACACCCGCGCCATGATCCACGCCGCCCTCTCCGGCGCTCTGCGCGACGCACAGACGGTCATCGATCCCGTCTTCGGCCTCCAAATCCCCACACATATCGACGGCGTGCCCGACGAGATCTTGCAGCCCAGCCAGACATGGAGCAGCAAGTCCGAGTACGACACAGCAGCGCAGAAGCTCGCGCAGCGATTTGCGGAGAACTTCCAAAAGTTTGGGGAAGTGTCGGCGGAGATTGCCGGGGCGGGACCGAGGATCTCGTGA
- a CDS encoding alpha/beta hydrolase, with amino-acid sequence MQYFTNRSRMRRQCVPYITFLLIAGILSAMTLHSASAQVRLETPIVPSKSLQGNPLNDPSNRKIAVFLPPQYDNAAVLPVVYYLPGFGGSPDDAIRDADIWKNSVQNLVDAAAPVVIVVIDGRTRWSCSQYINSPAQGKYADYIAKDVVAFVESHYRVAHGPANRIIAGHSSGGFGALRLGYAYPKIFGHVVALAPDCDFNISQLPLVSGDDAKLYPLDKVRALTPIQSGPTYAMALAAAYSPLGKKHPGQVDWLYDAQHQFRPTVWRRWMANDPLEIVRKHHAAFKHTRNVYLDGGVHDEFHANIGAQKIANVLQGRSVRSFFYEAPGGHMDFLMDRIERGVTWALRN; translated from the coding sequence TTGCAATATTTCACGAACCGATCCCGTATGCGTCGCCAGTGCGTCCCGTACATCACGTTTCTGCTCATCGCCGGAATCCTGAGCGCCATGACATTACACTCCGCCTCCGCGCAGGTTCGACTCGAAACTCCGATCGTTCCCAGCAAGAGCTTACAGGGCAATCCGCTGAACGATCCCTCCAATCGAAAGATCGCCGTATTTCTGCCGCCGCAGTACGATAACGCCGCGGTTTTGCCCGTCGTCTACTACCTCCCCGGCTTCGGCGGCTCACCGGATGACGCGATCCGCGACGCCGACATCTGGAAGAACTCGGTGCAGAACCTTGTGGACGCCGCCGCGCCGGTGGTGATCGTTGTGATCGACGGGCGCACCCGATGGTCATGCAGTCAGTATATCAATTCGCCGGCGCAGGGGAAGTACGCGGATTACATCGCCAAGGATGTCGTCGCCTTCGTCGAAAGCCACTATCGCGTCGCCCATGGCCCGGCCAATCGGATCATCGCCGGCCACTCCAGCGGCGGCTTCGGCGCTCTGCGACTGGGATACGCCTATCCCAAGATCTTCGGCCACGTCGTCGCGCTCGCCCCGGACTGTGATTTCAATATCTCCCAGCTGCCGCTCGTTTCCGGCGACGACGCCAAGCTCTATCCGCTCGATAAAGTCCGCGCTTTGACTCCGATCCAGAGCGGTCCCACCTACGCCATGGCGCTCGCCGCCGCTTATTCGCCTCTCGGCAAAAAACATCCCGGTCAGGTCGATTGGCTCTACGACGCCCAGCACCAGTTCCGCCCAACCGTCTGGCGGCGCTGGATGGCGAACGACCCCCTGGAGATCGTCCGCAAGCATCACGCCGCGTTCAAGCACACCCGCAACGTGTACCTCGACGGCGGAGTCCACGACGAATTCCACGCCAACATCGGCGCGCAAAAAATCGCGAACGTCCTCCAGGGCCGCAGCGTTCGCAGCTTCTTCTACGAAGCGCCCGGCGGGCATATGGATTTCTTGATGGATCGGATTGAGCGCGGGGTGACGTGGGCGCTGAGGAATTAG